The genomic window ccttctctcccttccttcgttttctctttctttctttctttctttctttctttctttctttctttctttctttctttctttctttctttctttctttctttctttctttctttctttctttctttctttctttctttctttctttctttctttctttctttctttctttctttctttctttttcttccttccttccttcctttctttttcttccttccttccttccttccttccttccttccttccttccttccttccttccttccttccttccttccttccttccttccttccttccttccttccttccttccttccttccttccttccttctttccttccttccttctttccttccttccttccttccttcctttttctttttcctctcctctcctttctgtctgtctgtctctctttctttctgttccccTCTttgtcctttctccctctcccctttttcctttttccttctttctttccctctctcccctcctttctttctctctccccacccctctTGATTTGTCTAGAAAATAGTTGAGCTTTCCTTGGTAGGTGTTGGGTGCCATGATCCCTGATGAACACTCCATGGTCACTGCTTTCTTTGTGTTTCCCCAGCTCTGTGTGCCTTGGTGGCCACCATCTGGTTCCCTGTGTGTGCCCACCGAGAGACCATGATCGTGAGTTTTGGCTACTCCCTCTACACGGGCTGGATCGGAGCCACCCTCTGCCTCTTTGGTGGCTGCGTCATCATGTGCTGCTCAGGAGATGCTCAGTCCTTTGGCGAGAACCGCTTCTACTACTCTTCAGGCTCCAGCTCCCCCACTCACGCCAAGAGTGCCCACGTATAAGGGAGCAACTGGACTTCCCCAGGCTGTCCACTGAGGTGCGCCAGCAGCTAATGGACCTACGTGCTTAGGGTTTGCTTGTAACAGCGGGTTGTGTAAGAACTCCCCTGCCAAGCTCTGACGCCGAAGGTCTAGAAAAGCCTCCTGCCCAATGTTCTGTAGCCTGAATTGCCCACCTGCTGCCTTAAGAGAAATCTCTCCCTCAGTTGAACCCCTATATGTTGCCCATGGTTCTGCCCAATCCAAGCACTTCCAAAAATTCATATTAAAGAGCCTTGGGCCATGCCtctgtttattttttagtttttatctttttttgcttcGGGTATCTTATTTCGCTTTTGTAGgtatttttttggttgtttgttttttctttttccttttatcttatcCAACATTTCTGagcagggaggggaaaaaaagacacttTCAAGCTGTTTCAGATGACAATGGGAAACTCCTAGAGATGCCTCCCTGGTCCATTGCTCCCTTTAAGTTATAAGGTCACAGAGTTGTAAGAGAAAGAGGGCAGATGgggttggggaagggagggaggaaatattGGAACTTTCTATCCCTGGGAAAGTTGAGTTTTTGTAACTTCAGAGTGTAGGGTGGGGctaggagtgattttttttttcctttttaaattttttttttgtttgtttgtttcacatTTATCTGTacatagccttttatttttcatggcTCCTTTTTGCAATCATGATTTTCCTGAAATTCTTGATTCACCAGTATGAAGGAAATGAACAGATTAGGCTTTAACTACATAGTCATTAACCATGGCTACCTTGACATGATATTCCATAAAGCAGCTtcggatttttttttctccttctgggtACAGAGTGGTTCTTAAACTCATCATTTCATGTTTCCACTTAACCATTTAaaacccaccaccaccaccaccacttttCCCCTCTCCTGCCTTCATGCCCATTCTGACAACCAGCTTGACGTGGCATTATTGAACACGTGCTGTACTGGGGTGTCTCTAGGTCTCCTCCCATGCTGGGGTGCCagctagagagagacagacacccATCTCTCCAAATACTGATGCATTTTGTATCTTAAGTAAAGtactgtaaaaataaataacagacTGTCTGCAAAACTGGCCTCCGGTCTTCTGTATTGCAGAGctataactgattttttttttttaacttccaatTCATCCATATTTACTAGTGGTCAAAGGGATATCCCTTTGTGTTTCAAGACGAGCTGATTCTGCTTGGTTCTCTATGATTATAACAcaagaactggaaaagatctcAGAATGTCCCATCCAACTccctaattttatatataaagaaattgaagttggCAGcattaagtagcttgcccaagtcacacaggTTAAGGAGCTGGATTTTGAACAATTTAAGAGGAAGTAGATACAAAAATCCTCCTTTTCTACTCACCATCTCAATAGTTAgtgagctggaagggatcttgtaGATCATCACGTCCAACTTATACTtaaataatcaccacaagtgtCATTCAGCCTTGTACTGAAAATCTCCATGGAGGAAGAGCCCACTGTGTCCTGTTGGCTCACTCTAGAATCATGACCATTGGAATTTATTGGGTAGAGGAAGAAGACTCAACGTTAAGAAAATAATGGGAATTGATTCATGAGATGGGACCCCACTAAAGACTATGTAATATCCAAATTGTTTTCAGATACCCTTATTTTTACTAATCAGTTTCAGCCCTGTTTCTTGGGCTCGGGGATATCTGCCCACCAAGCTGTAGTGCTTGGTTGTATAGTGTGGAGACTGGGCTATGAATAGAATTATTCATCAAAAGTTTCTCTGTTCAAAGGAAGGTTAAAGAGATAGCTCAGAGTTTAAACCCAATCTAAAGCTATCCTTGGGAATTTAAAGGGGTTGTAGCTTCCAAATAGGAGTCGATTCCTATGAGCAGCAGTAAATGTTGGGTAATGTAAATATttagtttttaagtttttatttttttttctatgtggtCTCTATAGATATGGGTCTGCTCTGAGAAAACATAGGCTACCCCTGCTTTGtttgctttcctttccccttcaaaTCAAATGTGAAATTCAAACACTTTGGTGATCCGACAGCTGCCAAACATTTCCTGTTTGGGAACATCTGTTCTAGTCATCAGGGAATGCATAAACATTTTATTTGCCATGGGGTCGGTTTGAAAGTTTGCACCCATCATGAACATGGTGGCCCCAGTTGAATACTCCAGTGACTCTGGCCTCTCATCAAAGATGCTTAATTTGCTTCCAGTAAAACATTCTCCAAATCATTTGTACAGACCAGATAACTTTCCTGTTGGCTGGTATATATGTTTAGCAGTGTTAGATTTACAATTATTTCTGGATATATAATTATTTCTGGAAATGTCTGAACTTAGCTTTCCCCTACccctctccctccaaaaaaaactcTATGAAAGATTGTTTAGTTAATGAGGTagttaattattttgtaatttttttcagccatCAAGAATTAATTTTTCTCCCCAATCATCCTTCCatcaatgaaaaaggaaatgtaaaatagatgaaaatttaTGCTAGTAGTGGGTAATTGAGCAGAATCAAGTCAAGTCATGTCATTAAGCACATTTTAAGGGTATACTGTGGACTAGTTATTGTGCCAAGTGCTGgacatacaaagaaagacagaaaatagtccttgctctcaagaagctcagcTGAGTGATGAGAGATAAcgtgcaaacaactatgtatccAGAAGGTATATGCAGGCTAAACTGGGCTAATCTTGTGGGAAAGGCAGGAGATATTAGCATTATGGAGATGGGAAGAGATTTCacaaaaaaggaaggattttaaCCAAAACTTGAACAAAGCCAGGGGAGCCAGAAtgtgaaaaggaggaaggagacaaTTTCTGGTATGGGGCAACGACGATTGAAAATGCCTAGAATCAAGTTATGGGAGGGTTGTGTTTGAAGAATAACAGCAAGGAGTCGGAGGAAAGTATGAGAAAAATGGAGAAGTGGGAAGGGGACCTTaaatgataaatagaattttctttgattttggaGGTACTGAAGaactactggaatttattgaatagaggaaGAAGACTCAGAAGTTAAGAGAGCAAGGGGGGGGGTTAATTCATGAGATGGGGGCCCCACTAAAGACTATGTAATACCCAAGTTTCAGAtacctttattccttttttaattaattttataattataaattttttttgacagtacatatgcatgagtaatttttttttataacattatcccttgtattcattgttccaaattttcccctccctccctctactccctcccctagatgacaggcaatcctatacattttacatgtgttatagtataacatggatacaatatatgtgtgtaaatccaattttcttgttgcacgttaagtattagattccgaaggtataagtaacctgggtagatagacaagagtgctaatagtttacattcacttcccagtgttccttctctgggtgtagctatttctgtccatcattgatcaactggaagtgagttggatcttctttatgttgaagatatccccttccatcagaatacatcttcatacagtattgttgttgacgtatCAGATACCTTTATTCCTACTTACCAATTTACTAATTATTAATGTGTTATGGAGGCACTTTGGGGTTGAGGCTCCAAAGATAAAAGTAGAGGGTAGAGGCCCTTATTCTCAAGGAACTGTTGATAATCTTAGTAGCAAGGGTCACTAAATTTCAAAATACTGTCTAAGTTGTCCCTGAAATGGCCATTTTCCATATCCAACTAACAGATTGAGTTTCAATTTATCCTTAGTGACGCTATCCAGTTGATGTCCCTTCTTTCCCCTATCTAGCAGTcatagttttatattatttttattggtgCTTCTCAAAGTGTGGTTCAGAGAGTTCTGGGGATCTCTGAAACCCTTTTagagggtctacaaattcaaattcatttctagtatggtaaatatctataaatatcatcaaaataaataaaaaaattttggacAGATctgtaataatttttaatatcatatactaagaacaaaaatttgagaaccactgatctttctctatatctgtatctatatctatacctatatatgattgtacacaatacacatatatgtaagtaAATACGTTTATAACTATTGCATGAACTCTGGGTCTGGCATGGAAATTAGCAATGTTGATGAGCACAGAAATAAATGCCTGGCCCCAAGTGCTTTCATGTGGATAGCCCAAATCTGGATACactttcatctatgaaatgggagcAATCAAAGTTTGTGTATCTGAATGCTGAGGCTATAGAGTATActataaaagagaataagcacGGAAGAATGTAGGAGAAGTCTCTGTAAAAATGGAGGAGCTGTATTGGATGAGCCCTGAACTTCTCTTCCAATGCTTAGGCTCATTCTGTGCCTATGAACCATTGCTCCTCTGGTTTGGAGATAACCCCAGAACTGCCCTCTTCATCATGGCAATAATGGGAAGGCAGGATGGCCTCGAGAGGTACATTGAGTTTTTTCTTTGGCTTCCCATGAGCAGATTGTGGACTGGGGATCATTGGTTTGAAAATGGTCCAACGTCGCTCGTGGTTTTCTGGAAAACGTAGGGGAAGCTGATTAAACAAAATGTCTCAAATTAATCTTTTACTGGAGGTATGCTAGCATTAGAGAAAGAAGGTTGTGTACTTGAAGGGCACAATCTCTACATTTGTGCTGAATTagtgggtgggaggaagggaacagAAAAGAACAGAGTTTGGTTTTATCTcgtgctgtatttttttttaatctgggttGCATATTGTTTTTCTATACAATGTACGCAATGTGGACTGTAACTCCTTAAATGTTTGGCAGGACATTCGTGCCCATTACCTCACATGCTGGGTAGTACAGCGGGGCTGCTTCACGGCCGTCAGGAGAGGCAGAATCAGTGCTGCCATTGATTCTCGAGATGGGGCCCCCACAAAGGACTATGGAACACCCAGATGTGCAGCGCTATAGAGACTGAATGGGGATTGTGGATTGTATGCTTCTCCCATGCTGTCGAGGGCCTGAATAGCATCTCTTGAGGAATCTATGTTTTTCAATATCATACAGAATGTTAGAGAGCGAGCTTTGTGTACCAAgcattgggggaggggaggcttgTGGAGGGAAGGACCAGTCTCCTCTCCATACTCTGGGCAGAACCAtgagtaggattttttttttaatgtctacgTCAAGTATCACAAATATCACTACAGCAAGTGGGTGGCGGAGTGAGGGATGGTACAATACCTGatcagagggagacagagagcaAGAGATATGTCCTTAATCAAGGTCCCTGCTGGGGAGGCTGCATAAGGAGAGTAAGGAAGAATTGGTTAGGAGAAAAACTGTCTTAGACTGATTTTGGGGAACTTACCATTTTAAACCAATTATTCTTGTGAGCAAAATACTGAGCCCTGCTATTTCTATACTGCCAAACGTGCAAGAGCTACACTCTCTAAACTGTGTGCCTTGAGCCAAATTCCTGATTGCCCAGtcttgtttaaaatttaaaaaaaaagtggaaatgtgAAAtcttcagaatgttttaaaactcttcaaaacacttccccccccccccctaggCACCAtagctctagagctggaagagactttaaagatCTTTGaatccagccccctcattttattgatgaggaaagcAAGGTCCAGAAAGTTTAGAGTCACATAGGCGCACagggggatttgaactcaggtccatgATTTCAATTGTGTTATGCTGCTTTCCCACTCTTCAACCTCTGAATGTTATATGAAGGAAGAGAGGAGTTATTAGTGGtgagggaaagaaacagagataagtGCCCAAGTCAGATGGCTTTATGCACCTTTCTTGCATCATCATGCCCCAAGGAAGTAAAGAGAATTGTTCACCCCCTAAACCAAGTTATTTTTCTGGTAGTAACATCagggcagggagggaaggaagagatccTTTCCAAAGCTGCTCTGTATGTCTATCTGGTTCATCAGAATGTATGCCCCTTGAGGAAAGGGCCTGTTTCTGCTTTTAAATTGTATTCTCAGGATTTAGCACAAGACCTGGGCAATACCAAATGTTTAGTAAATACTAAATTGATTTACCAAAACAGATAAACAAAACACTGAGAAGATATCTCTACcaaattttaagtttttcttgaT from Sminthopsis crassicaudata isolate SCR6 chromosome 3, ASM4859323v1, whole genome shotgun sequence includes these protein-coding regions:
- the CLDN11 gene encoding claudin-11 isoform X2; the encoded protein is MIAASVLGLPAIFLLLTVLPCIRMGHEPGAAKYRRSQLAGIMVILLALCALVATIWFPVCAHRETMIVSFGYSLYTGWIGATLCLFGGCVIMCCSGDAQSFGENRFYYSSGSSSPTHAKSAHV